The Candidatus Manganitrophus noduliformans genome window below encodes:
- a CDS encoding type IV secretory system conjugative DNA transfer family protein, which translates to MSEAERIDYFGPRPGVVLGYNGESGREIFLSDRLLTQHMAVVGSSGAGKTCFLLSLIYQQIRRGGAVIFMDGKRRHSGFAKMAWLAQACGRAADLRVIDPQDPTLSHAYNPLLAKDAEKEAGVVASKIHKLMPSVPEGHPASYYSNLAYEAILKMVRALHRLKRSFSYRDVLALFESPDQAFRILRQELYNDSNFESLIEVEKFVRKFKTMGQMSDLLSGLISELGAISSRPMGDFLCRPVSDVDFYQAIKKGQIIYAALPRLQETKKSEKLGKVILTDLQSSIGAIYSEKDFQPLMPALVVLDEFGSYAIPDFSVVFEQAREAGIAVVAAFQLTSQLSDIEKGLSKGFLETVMGNTETKVFLKLKSLESALWASDFFGQEIRWFAQVSEGQSTSDSEQVISLSRYVNPRRTEGQSSSLAQRQMYDQKVRPEILLHQLEVGEAFINWQREPVKVKLSWVEPEIPPGWDYARVLPRFRRKEPTPLGLWERINRKIYQDIRNEMNREKKAE; encoded by the coding sequence ATGTCGGAAGCGGAACGCATCGACTATTTCGGGCCTCGTCCCGGCGTTGTCCTGGGATATAACGGAGAAAGCGGGAGGGAAATCTTTCTTTCCGACCGGCTGCTGACCCAGCACATGGCGGTGGTCGGCTCATCGGGGGCCGGGAAGACATGCTTTCTTCTCTCGCTCATCTATCAGCAGATCCGGCGGGGAGGGGCGGTGATCTTCATGGATGGGAAGCGGCGGCACTCCGGGTTTGCCAAGATGGCCTGGCTGGCGCAGGCCTGCGGCCGGGCCGCCGATCTGAGGGTGATCGATCCGCAGGATCCGACCCTCTCCCATGCCTACAATCCCCTCCTGGCCAAAGACGCGGAGAAGGAGGCGGGCGTCGTCGCCAGCAAGATACACAAGCTGATGCCTTCTGTCCCGGAAGGCCATCCCGCGTCGTACTATTCCAACCTCGCCTACGAGGCGATCCTCAAGATGGTCCGGGCGCTCCACCGGTTGAAGCGGAGCTTCAGCTACCGGGATGTCCTGGCACTGTTTGAAAGCCCCGACCAGGCCTTCCGGATTCTGAGGCAAGAGCTCTACAATGACAGCAATTTCGAATCGCTGATCGAGGTTGAGAAGTTCGTCCGGAAGTTCAAGACGATGGGGCAGATGAGCGATCTTCTCTCCGGGCTGATCTCTGAGTTGGGAGCGATTTCCAGTAGGCCGATGGGGGACTTCCTCTGCCGGCCGGTGAGCGATGTCGATTTCTACCAGGCGATTAAAAAAGGACAGATCATCTACGCCGCGTTGCCGAGACTCCAAGAAACCAAGAAATCCGAGAAACTGGGGAAGGTGATTCTGACCGATCTTCAGTCTTCCATCGGGGCGATCTACAGTGAAAAAGACTTCCAACCTCTGATGCCGGCTCTGGTCGTTCTGGATGAATTCGGCTCTTATGCCATCCCCGATTTCTCGGTTGTTTTTGAGCAAGCGCGGGAGGCCGGAATCGCGGTGGTGGCGGCCTTTCAGTTGACCTCCCAGCTTTCGGATATCGAGAAGGGACTCTCGAAAGGATTTCTGGAGACAGTGATGGGGAACACGGAAACAAAAGTCTTCCTGAAATTGAAGAGTCTGGAGTCGGCGCTCTGGGCCTCGGATTTCTTCGGGCAGGAGATCCGGTGGTTTGCCCAGGTCTCGGAAGGGCAATCGACTTCGGATAGCGAACAGGTGATCAGCCTGAGCCGCTATGTGAATCCCCGGCGGACCGAAGGGCAATCCTCATCCCTCGCTCAGCGGCAAATGTATGATCAGAAGGTCCGGCCGGAGATTCTTCTTCATCAACTCGAGGTGGGAGAGGCATTCATCAACTGGCAAAGGGAGCCGGTCAAGGTGAAGCTCTCCTGGGTGGAGCCGGAGATCCCTCCGGGATGGGATTATGCAAGGGTCCTTCCCCGCTTCAGGCGGAAAGAGCCGACGCCGTTGGGATTGTGGGAGAGGATTAATCGGAAGATCTACCAGGACATAAGGAACGAAATGAACAGAGAAAAAAAGGCTGAGTGA
- a CDS encoding HD domain-containing protein yields the protein MKQHLASAALAAVLLAGMTLRAEAGLPELFEAQIEKSRERTETISSGPQSPPAQAGAFFSGKIHLQHREAAWASYQAVYGNAGEEVILQKLKTVPEWDGVEKMAGSTWRLWLAENRLRWIFLRDSAFGMLMIVLPAGGAVWLGLRQWGNRKGGEALPSFSRLPVIPDHPLEFRVRLSDPKETRLHRQAAELGVLSPLVEKILSAFAASPDHPASLSDHLNIPGGLIEHTARTVEAMVRIAEDHPEEGKRLCYLMALSHDLGKLFAYRKEGDRWIDRKLPHDRISALIVAGLPEFYSEMTPIHREALFLSLRYYHNPEELPTAAPPLAYTLLELMHKADAASHEAEQQLGREQVEGVKPYLWEAFLSALPKINVNRYKGGYPEGFTAGEIVFVLEHALRERTLDQLPQELQQRLPIRRPVGKLHPAWPVLVEMLKEKKVLIEEVEGRKANPSALFNITASGTTYKCVVALSSEALMSLAPEAVERWRQCPPYEVQIAGGRYGGSIQRAE from the coding sequence ATGAAGCAACATCTTGCATCTGCTGCGCTGGCGGCCGTTCTTCTGGCGGGGATGACGCTGCGCGCCGAAGCCGGATTACCGGAGCTGTTTGAAGCCCAGATTGAAAAGAGCAGGGAGCGCACGGAGACGATCTCCAGTGGCCCTCAGTCGCCTCCTGCACAGGCCGGCGCTTTCTTCTCCGGGAAGATTCACCTCCAGCACCGTGAGGCAGCATGGGCCTCCTATCAGGCGGTTTACGGAAATGCCGGAGAGGAAGTCATTCTTCAGAAATTAAAAACCGTCCCGGAATGGGATGGCGTCGAGAAAATGGCTGGATCGACATGGCGGCTCTGGCTGGCGGAGAACCGACTGCGGTGGATCTTTCTGAGAGATAGCGCTTTTGGAATGCTGATGATCGTCCTTCCGGCCGGCGGGGCTGTTTGGTTGGGCCTTCGCCAGTGGGGAAACCGGAAAGGGGGAGAGGCCCTGCCGTCATTCTCCCGGCTCCCCGTCATTCCGGATCACCCTCTCGAGTTCCGTGTTCGCCTCTCCGATCCGAAAGAAACCCGGCTTCACCGGCAGGCGGCTGAACTCGGGGTTCTCTCTCCCCTGGTTGAGAAGATCCTCTCCGCGTTTGCCGCTTCTCCCGATCACCCCGCCTCCCTCTCGGACCATCTGAACATCCCCGGCGGTCTCATCGAGCATACCGCCCGGACCGTGGAGGCGATGGTCCGGATTGCCGAAGATCACCCGGAGGAGGGAAAAAGACTCTGTTACCTGATGGCCCTCTCCCATGATCTCGGAAAACTCTTTGCCTACCGGAAAGAGGGAGACCGGTGGATCGACCGAAAACTCCCTCATGACCGGATCTCCGCCCTGATCGTCGCCGGCCTTCCGGAGTTCTATAGCGAGATGACGCCGATCCACCGGGAGGCGCTCTTTTTATCGCTCCGCTACTACCACAACCCGGAGGAGCTTCCGACCGCCGCCCCGCCGCTGGCCTATACCCTGCTGGAGTTAATGCACAAGGCCGACGCCGCCTCACACGAAGCGGAGCAGCAACTCGGGCGGGAGCAGGTGGAGGGGGTCAAGCCTTATCTCTGGGAAGCGTTTCTCTCGGCGCTCCCCAAGATCAATGTCAATCGGTACAAGGGGGGCTATCCAGAAGGATTTACGGCCGGGGAGATTGTATTTGTCCTGGAGCATGCCCTCCGGGAGAGGACGCTCGATCAACTTCCACAGGAGCTGCAACAGCGGCTTCCGATCCGAAGACCCGTAGGCAAGCTCCATCCTGCCTGGCCGGTTCTGGTGGAGATGTTGAAAGAGAAGAAGGTTTTGATAGAAGAGGTCGAGGGGAGAAAGGCCAACCCCTCCGCCCTGTTCAATATCACCGCCAGCGGGACAACCTACAAGTGCGTGGTGGCCCTTTCATCGGAGGCCCTGATGTCACTGGCTCCGGAGGCGGTGGAGCGGTGGAGGCAGTGCCCGCCGTATGAGGTCCAGATCGCAGGGGGAAGGTATGGAGGATCGATCCAGAGAGCAGAATGA
- the traA gene encoding TraA family conjugative transfer protein has product MKSLKNKKWVGMVAVLLIAIALVPAMALAGTADTEFQPMFQKILDWTQGFLGKSLAVGAVLVGAGMAIYYQSAGPAVMGIAMALILAFGPGAIQGVVTATF; this is encoded by the coding sequence GTGAAGAGTCTGAAAAATAAAAAGTGGGTGGGGATGGTGGCCGTGCTTCTCATTGCGATCGCGCTGGTCCCGGCGATGGCGCTGGCTGGGACGGCGGATACCGAGTTTCAGCCGATGTTCCAGAAGATCCTCGACTGGACCCAGGGTTTCCTTGGGAAATCGCTGGCGGTCGGGGCGGTGCTGGTCGGGGCCGGGATGGCGATCTACTACCAGAGCGCCGGTCCTGCCGTGATGGGGATCGCCATGGCCTTGATCCTGGCCTTTGGGCCCGGCGCGATCCAGGGGGTGGTGACGGCGACGTTTTGA
- the traL gene encoding type IV conjugative transfer system protein TraL, with protein METQIPRYIDDPSQFLFWDLDEALIMIGSFCFGILLGYPFWGGVAGLVSGRALRKLRSGKAEGYFWHALYRAGIVKGSPPGYIREMVE; from the coding sequence ATGGAGACACAGATTCCGAGATATATCGACGATCCCTCCCAGTTTCTTTTCTGGGATCTGGATGAGGCCCTCATCATGATCGGAAGTTTCTGTTTCGGCATTCTTCTGGGCTATCCGTTCTGGGGCGGGGTTGCCGGGCTCGTCTCAGGACGGGCGCTCAGAAAGCTGAGATCGGGAAAGGCGGAGGGTTATTTCTGGCACGCCCTCTACCGGGCTGGGATCGTGAAGGGAAGCCCGCCGGGATATATCCGGGAGATGGTTGAGTGA
- a CDS encoding TraE/TraK family type IV conjugative transfer system protein, whose amino-acid sequence MSEGSGGREYFMELNQYRAGKREQGLLKFVILVLTVALIAEGFFLIELARRQRIVLVPPGLGEVQEGWISDRQAGPEYLKQMTRFLLPLVTSFHPRTLDPQLSLFLHHVAPEQYGSVKAQLLSQGERAVKNDLSQVFYIQEVEVKGNIARATGLLKRFVGKNQTSEEVMTYEISYEIRHGRPYVAGIVLTPTAGIGASNRHRE is encoded by the coding sequence TTGAGTGAGGGAAGCGGGGGCCGGGAGTATTTCATGGAGCTGAATCAGTACCGGGCGGGCAAGAGGGAACAGGGCCTGCTGAAATTCGTGATCCTGGTCCTGACGGTGGCGCTGATCGCGGAGGGATTCTTTCTCATCGAGCTGGCGCGGCGGCAGCGGATTGTCCTGGTCCCGCCAGGATTGGGTGAAGTGCAGGAGGGATGGATCAGCGACCGGCAGGCCGGCCCGGAGTACCTCAAGCAGATGACCCGGTTCCTTCTTCCCCTGGTGACCAGTTTCCATCCCAGAACCCTGGACCCCCAGCTCTCCCTCTTTCTTCACCACGTGGCCCCGGAGCAGTACGGGTCGGTGAAGGCGCAGCTTCTGTCGCAGGGGGAGCGGGCCGTGAAGAACGACCTCTCCCAGGTCTTCTACATCCAGGAGGTGGAGGTCAAAGGAAATATCGCCCGGGCCACCGGCCTCCTGAAGCGTTTTGTCGGCAAGAACCAGACATCCGAAGAGGTGATGACTTATGAAATCAGTTACGAGATTCGTCATGGCCGGCCTTATGTCGCTGGGATTGTTCTTACTCCCACGGCCGGGATCGGCGCTTCAAACCGTCACAGGGAATGA
- a CDS encoding TraK domain-containing protein: MAGLMSLGLFLLPRPGSALQTVTGNETAIVRVSNRDLNRFVAPHRLRKGFSNKPIEVTVDGNEAYVNIPPTIAGPVELHLLTERETYTLLLIPAPIPAETIVIRGGTELHPAPGSGDYIRQIKSLIRAAANHVPLSGYDAILIADAREECPVNECSLIAVWRYTGRDLAVTEYRLSNPTKEPRVYRETLFARQGTRAIAIEAHHVGPGSATRLFRVEGADR, encoded by the coding sequence ATGGCCGGCCTTATGTCGCTGGGATTGTTCTTACTCCCACGGCCGGGATCGGCGCTTCAAACCGTCACAGGGAATGAAACAGCCATTGTCCGGGTCAGCAACCGGGACCTGAACCGCTTTGTGGCCCCGCACCGGTTGAGGAAAGGTTTCTCCAACAAGCCGATCGAGGTCACGGTCGACGGGAACGAGGCCTATGTCAATATCCCTCCGACCATCGCGGGTCCGGTGGAGCTTCACCTCCTGACCGAGAGGGAGACCTACACCCTGCTTCTGATCCCCGCACCGATCCCGGCGGAGACGATCGTGATCCGGGGCGGGACGGAACTTCACCCGGCTCCCGGGTCCGGGGATTACATCCGGCAGATCAAGTCGCTGATCCGGGCGGCGGCGAACCACGTGCCCCTCTCCGGATATGACGCGATCCTGATCGCCGATGCCAGGGAGGAGTGCCCCGTCAACGAATGTTCCCTGATTGCGGTCTGGCGCTACACCGGGAGGGATCTGGCCGTCACCGAGTACCGGCTCTCCAATCCCACGAAGGAGCCCCGCGTCTACCGTGAGACGCTCTTTGCCCGTCAGGGGACCCGCGCCATTGCCATTGAAGCGCATCATGTCGGGCCGGGTAGTGCGACCCGGCTCTTCCGGGTCGAAGGGGCGGACCGATGA
- a CDS encoding TraB/VirB10 family protein, translating to MNIKNLTEKLSGRYLLGLAVLAGILIVIFMMMTGRDEPAPAKKKVEVNLLGNADVEKERWRATAEKELETVKTQQKEIAEQLKVLTEQVKEKEKRPPEPPKGQPAQRDFPPIPSFPPLDLNRPAAQKPPAPSPQAPPQTARSIRTFLPETGAAPAKEPAGAKKEEQIYLPSGSFISGVLLSGLDAPAGVNSSREPHPVLIKLTNLAVLPNRFRFDIKECFVTGEGYGDLSSERAYIRTVGLSCVRSDGNSIDVPLKGFVAGEDGKNGLRGRVVSKEGQIISKALLAGFAEGVSKAFSLSATTVAVSPLGTTQTVDPDRALEMGALTGVSRSADRLSQYYIRMAERIFPVIEIDAGRKVDVVVLQGRPLHTIEEKTK from the coding sequence ATGAACATCAAGAATCTGACAGAAAAGCTTTCAGGCAGATATCTCCTCGGGTTGGCCGTCCTCGCCGGCATTCTCATTGTCATCTTCATGATGATGACCGGCCGGGATGAGCCGGCCCCGGCAAAGAAAAAGGTGGAGGTCAACCTTCTTGGAAACGCCGACGTGGAGAAGGAGCGCTGGCGGGCGACGGCGGAGAAAGAACTGGAGACGGTCAAGACGCAGCAGAAGGAGATCGCGGAGCAGTTGAAAGTCCTGACGGAGCAGGTCAAAGAGAAAGAGAAACGGCCCCCTGAGCCTCCCAAGGGACAACCGGCTCAAAGGGACTTTCCCCCGATCCCCTCTTTTCCGCCGCTCGATCTAAACAGACCGGCGGCCCAGAAGCCGCCCGCTCCTTCCCCACAGGCTCCACCGCAGACCGCCCGGTCGATCCGTACCTTTCTGCCGGAGACTGGCGCCGCTCCGGCGAAGGAGCCGGCAGGCGCAAAAAAAGAGGAGCAGATCTATCTCCCTTCGGGAAGCTTTATCTCCGGCGTTCTTCTTTCCGGCCTTGACGCTCCGGCGGGGGTGAACTCTTCCAGGGAACCCCACCCGGTCCTCATCAAGCTGACGAATCTGGCGGTCCTTCCCAATCGCTTCCGGTTTGACATCAAAGAGTGCTTCGTCACCGGAGAGGGTTACGGGGACCTCTCCTCCGAGCGGGCCTATATCCGGACGGTGGGCCTCTCCTGCGTCCGAAGCGACGGCAACAGCATCGATGTCCCTCTCAAGGGATTCGTCGCTGGGGAGGATGGGAAGAACGGCCTGCGCGGCCGGGTGGTCTCCAAAGAGGGACAGATCATCTCCAAGGCGTTGCTGGCCGGTTTTGCCGAAGGGGTGTCGAAGGCGTTTTCCCTCTCGGCCACGACCGTCGCTGTCTCCCCATTGGGAACAACGCAGACGGTCGATCCCGACCGGGCACTAGAGATGGGGGCCCTCACCGGGGTCAGCCGCTCCGCCGACCGGCTCTCGCAGTATTACATCCGGATGGCCGAGCGGATCTTCCCGGTCATCGAGATCGACGCCGGCCGGAAGGTCGACGTCGTTGTCCTTCAGGGGAGGCCGTTACATACCATAGAGGAGAAGACGAAATGA
- a CDS encoding DsbC family protein, whose amino-acid sequence MKKRQDGTLHVNETRSVLPWMVCVAMIAGILPYSALADEILPVVQKALPRVEIQHVETLEISPTVYIVTTSQGVLYLDGSGRYLFTGELYDLVAQENLTQAHRMGRERIRFDDLPLADAILYKKGKQRIAVFADPDCPFCQKIHPELRDLDADVYVFLFPLTELHPLAYRKSVSAWCSEDRIAALDAVMSKQPLPFRNCEHPVDRTLTLAAKLGLRATPTVILEDGSVIEGYRPARELARLLEKKAP is encoded by the coding sequence ATGAAGAAGCGACAGGATGGAACACTGCATGTGAATGAGACCCGCTCTGTTTTACCGTGGATGGTTTGCGTCGCCATGATCGCCGGAATTCTTCCGTATTCCGCCCTTGCCGACGAGATCCTGCCGGTCGTCCAGAAGGCCCTTCCCCGGGTGGAGATCCAGCATGTCGAGACCCTGGAGATCAGCCCGACGGTCTATATCGTGACGACCTCGCAGGGTGTTCTCTACCTCGACGGCAGCGGCCGGTATCTCTTCACGGGGGAGCTGTACGACCTGGTTGCCCAGGAGAACCTGACGCAGGCCCATCGGATGGGGAGGGAGCGGATTCGGTTCGACGACCTGCCGCTTGCCGACGCGATTCTCTACAAGAAGGGGAAACAGAGAATCGCCGTCTTTGCCGATCCCGACTGCCCCTTCTGCCAGAAGATCCACCCGGAACTGAGAGATCTGGATGCGGACGTGTATGTTTTTCTCTTCCCACTGACCGAACTGCACCCGCTCGCCTACCGGAAATCGGTCTCGGCCTGGTGCAGCGAAGACCGGATTGCGGCGCTCGATGCCGTCATGTCCAAGCAGCCTCTCCCTTTCCGGAATTGCGAGCATCCGGTGGACCGGACGCTGACGCTGGCGGCAAAGCTCGGACTTCGCGCCACGCCGACCGTGATCCTGGAAGACGGCAGCGTGATCGAAGGCTACCGGCCGGCCAGGGAACTGGCCCGGCTGCTGGAGAAGAAGGCCCCTTAA
- the traV gene encoding type IV conjugative transfer system lipoprotein TraV, producing MKLRAVLLFSFTLAGALSGCAVKYGCPAPDGVTCKPISEVYSSNGGRGPGVGDRERPGPGSRDSRSAEENLSLTPGPRPPAPDSAAVPLRSAPKVLRVWVAPWIDEEGDLHQEGDLYVVVDHGAWAVGLQELESGLASRPGIIPPEGGLSEQLSRPERGEGDDQQ from the coding sequence ATGAAACTGCGGGCTGTTCTGCTCTTCTCTTTCACTCTGGCGGGAGCGCTTTCGGGCTGTGCCGTGAAATACGGCTGCCCGGCCCCAGATGGGGTGACCTGCAAACCGATCTCCGAGGTCTATTCAAGTAACGGGGGTCGGGGGCCAGGGGTCGGAGATCGGGAAAGGCCGGGACCGGGGTCCAGGGATTCGAGATCGGCAGAAGAAAATCTTTCACTGACCCCCGGCCCCCGACCCCCGGCCCCTGATTCTGCAGCGGTCCCGCTCCGGTCGGCCCCGAAGGTCCTGCGGGTTTGGGTCGCCCCCTGGATCGATGAGGAGGGGGATCTGCATCAGGAAGGGGACCTTTACGTGGTGGTCGATCACGGCGCCTGGGCGGTCGGTCTGCAGGAGCTCGAATCGGGGCTGGCTTCCCGTCCTGGGATTATCCCGCCAGAAGGGGGGCTTTCCGAACAGCTGTCCCGGCCCGAGAGAGGGGAGGGCGATGATCAGCAGTGA
- the traC gene encoding type IV secretion system protein TraC, protein MISSEKLTALFARESLSSYLPYEAWDPASGIYIADHGPAVIFECLPKVGAGMETLQVLEALYAAGFLPSGTTIQVLLYASPNVEALLSLWRDARQRGDLFRQMAERRTEMLRRMDGADGEAPLRNFRLLFSVGLPVHPDQAPPEERVRRASEISAKIEGLLVSMRLYPRKLSAQGLIALLFELLNPDHPTERIPAWDPSLPIREQVIFADSPLRIEADRLILDRRVVKSFSVKQYPTEPAGTLNQVIGNAVKGIDQIATPFLLAFNAVLLDQDKDVRAVEQKAGLVTYQSVGFLARILPKIQEKKENFDLLLRGIGNGHRLIRGYLHLVLYGREEKALDLVSQQVHGLFRKNRFILQEDHFVTLPLFLASLPSGLAPEAERKLLRRGRTLLSSNGAVLSPVCADWKGTGSPGLLLVSRRGQMMLVDLFDSPGNYNAVVAAAPGSGKSFLVNELCLTYLAAGGRVWVIDIGRSYLKLCHLLGGDFIEFRPEKPPCLNIFSRIRNLEEEIDLLIPTVGQMASPSRPLSDLERSFVEKAIRQAHERRAAQTTITAVAEELNRMDDARAKDLATMLYPYTKGGRYGHFFEGEMKSLSESPFVVLELEELRSKGDLKGAVLLLLMYTIQTEMYEGDRSRRKLVMIDEAWDLLGEGNAAKFIEHGYRRFRKYGGGILTITQGVDDLARTSAGTAALASSDHLFLLRQKEESLMSLREKNLVMMDEALFRLLSTLHTLPGRYSEVYVRTPAGSGIGRLMVDRFTQLVYTTRAEEFARIEAYRKEGLSLVEAIERCLE, encoded by the coding sequence ATGATCAGCAGTGAGAAGCTCACAGCGCTCTTTGCCCGGGAGAGCCTCTCCTCCTACCTCCCCTACGAGGCCTGGGATCCGGCGTCCGGCATTTACATCGCCGATCATGGCCCGGCGGTGATCTTCGAGTGCCTTCCGAAGGTCGGCGCCGGGATGGAGACCCTGCAGGTCCTGGAGGCGCTCTACGCCGCCGGTTTCCTCCCTTCGGGGACCACGATTCAGGTCCTCCTCTACGCCTCCCCGAACGTCGAGGCGCTTCTCTCCCTCTGGCGAGACGCCCGGCAGAGGGGCGATCTCTTCAGACAGATGGCCGAACGCCGGACCGAAATGCTCCGCCGGATGGACGGCGCCGATGGAGAAGCGCCGCTGAGGAACTTCCGGCTCCTCTTCAGCGTCGGGCTCCCTGTCCATCCCGATCAGGCACCGCCGGAGGAGAGGGTCCGAAGGGCCTCCGAGATCTCCGCCAAGATCGAGGGGCTGCTGGTCTCGATGCGCCTTTATCCCCGGAAGCTCTCCGCCCAGGGGCTGATCGCCCTCCTCTTCGAGCTGCTCAACCCGGATCATCCCACGGAGAGGATTCCGGCATGGGATCCGTCTCTTCCGATCCGGGAGCAGGTGATCTTCGCCGACAGCCCCCTGCGGATTGAAGCGGACCGGTTGATTCTGGATCGCCGCGTGGTCAAAAGCTTTTCGGTGAAACAGTATCCCACCGAACCGGCCGGAACGCTCAACCAGGTGATCGGGAACGCCGTGAAGGGGATCGATCAGATCGCCACCCCCTTTCTTCTCGCCTTCAATGCCGTGCTGTTGGATCAGGACAAGGATGTCCGGGCCGTCGAGCAGAAGGCGGGGCTGGTCACCTACCAGTCGGTCGGATTTCTGGCAAGGATCCTCCCGAAGATCCAGGAGAAGAAGGAGAACTTCGACCTCCTGCTGAGGGGGATCGGCAACGGCCACCGGCTGATCCGGGGCTATCTCCATCTGGTCCTCTACGGCAGAGAGGAGAAGGCGCTCGATCTGGTCTCCCAGCAGGTCCACGGCCTCTTCCGGAAAAACAGATTCATTCTTCAGGAAGATCATTTCGTTACCCTTCCCCTCTTTCTGGCGAGCCTTCCTTCCGGGCTCGCGCCGGAGGCGGAGCGGAAGCTTCTCAGGCGCGGAAGGACGCTCCTTTCCTCCAACGGCGCCGTCCTCTCCCCGGTCTGCGCCGACTGGAAGGGGACCGGCTCTCCGGGACTCCTTCTTGTCTCCCGGAGGGGCCAGATGATGCTGGTCGACCTCTTCGACTCCCCCGGCAATTACAACGCCGTGGTCGCGGCGGCCCCCGGCAGCGGGAAGAGCTTTCTGGTCAACGAGCTCTGCCTGACCTATCTGGCGGCGGGGGGCCGGGTCTGGGTCATCGACATCGGGAGAAGCTACCTGAAGCTCTGCCATCTTTTAGGGGGCGACTTCATCGAGTTCAGGCCGGAGAAGCCCCCCTGTCTCAATATCTTCTCCCGGATCCGGAACCTGGAAGAGGAGATCGATCTTCTGATCCCGACCGTCGGCCAGATGGCCTCCCCCTCCCGACCGCTCTCCGATCTGGAACGCTCCTTCGTGGAAAAGGCGATCCGTCAGGCCCATGAGAGACGGGCCGCGCAAACGACCATCACCGCCGTGGCGGAGGAACTGAACCGGATGGACGATGCGCGGGCGAAAGACCTGGCCACCATGCTCTATCCCTACACCAAAGGAGGGCGCTACGGCCATTTCTTCGAAGGGGAGATGAAGTCCCTCTCCGAGTCCCCCTTTGTGGTCCTGGAGTTGGAAGAGCTCCGATCCAAAGGGGATCTGAAAGGGGCGGTCCTCCTTCTCCTCATGTACACCATCCAGACCGAGATGTATGAAGGGGACCGGTCCAGAAGAAAGCTGGTGATGATCGACGAGGCGTGGGATCTGCTGGGGGAGGGGAACGCCGCCAAGTTCATCGAGCACGGTTACCGGCGCTTCCGGAAGTATGGCGGGGGGATCCTCACGATCACGCAGGGGGTGGACGACCTGGCCAGAACCTCCGCAGGCACGGCCGCGCTCGCCAGCAGCGATCATCTCTTTCTCCTCCGTCAGAAGGAGGAGAGCCTGATGTCTCTGAGAGAAAAGAACCTGGTGATGATGGATGAGGCCCTCTTCCGGCTCCTCTCCACTCTTCACACCCTTCCCGGAAGATACTCCGAGGTCTACGTCCGGACCCCCGCCGGATCGGGGATCGGCCGGCTGATGGTCGACCGGTTCACCCAACTCGTCTACACGACACGCGCGGAAGAGTTCGCGCGGATCGAGGCATACCGGAAAGAGGGCTTGAGTCTGGTGGAGGCGATTGAGCGATGTTTAGAGTAA
- a CDS encoding TrbI F-type domain-containing protein, translating into MFRVIAVGFVSAMIGSLVMGAVLIMKLLPPPEPRLALATVDLVGIVERLRAGALKEAADPEGVERAVARRMDRLAQLLSEMGEERVILNRAAVVSRRLPDLTRQIEERLKEKDE; encoded by the coding sequence ATGTTTAGAGTAATCGCAGTCGGATTTGTCAGTGCGATGATCGGATCTCTTGTGATGGGAGCGGTGCTGATCATGAAGCTTCTGCCGCCGCCGGAGCCGCGCCTCGCGCTGGCGACGGTCGATCTGGTCGGAATCGTCGAGCGGCTGCGGGCGGGGGCGTTGAAAGAGGCGGCCGATCCGGAGGGGGTGGAGAGAGCGGTGGCAAGACGGATGGACCGGCTGGCGCAGCTTCTCTCCGAGATGGGGGAGGAGCGGGTGATTCTGAACAGGGCGGCGGTGGTGAGCAGGAGACTCCCGGATCTCACACGGCAGATTGAAGAGCGGTTGAAAGAGAAGGATGAGTGA
- a CDS encoding S26 family signal peptidase: MGERKWRYLALGTALVLASLFFVMLLYGVSVGVNLTRSQPYRLFLILGDRPFGRGDLVAFCFPGSRYYEEGTLFVKEVRGGPGDRLEIGEDRTVWLNGAFLDTVRATDSKGRPVEPFYFRGAIPEGFYFLYAGVPNSYDSRYYGLAERERIVGKVIPLF; encoded by the coding sequence ATGGGTGAGAGGAAGTGGCGATATTTGGCTCTTGGGACCGCCTTGGTCCTGGCCAGTCTCTTTTTCGTGATGCTGCTTTACGGCGTCTCGGTTGGGGTGAACCTGACACGCTCACAGCCCTACCGGCTGTTCCTCATTCTCGGGGATCGGCCGTTCGGGCGGGGCGATCTGGTCGCCTTTTGCTTTCCCGGAAGCCGGTATTACGAAGAGGGGACCCTTTTCGTCAAAGAGGTCCGGGGAGGGCCGGGGGATCGTCTGGAGATCGGGGAGGACCGGACCGTCTGGCTGAACGGGGCGTTCCTCGATACCGTGCGGGCGACCGACAGCAAGGGAAGGCCGGTGGAGCCGTTTTACTTCCGTGGGGCGATCCCGGAGGGGTTCTACTTTCTCTACGCCGGAGTTCCGAACAGTTACGACAGCCGGTACTATGGGCTGGCCGAAAGAGAAAGGATTGTGGGAAAAGTCATCCCCCTGTTTTGA